A single window of Nicotiana sylvestris chromosome 3, ASM39365v2, whole genome shotgun sequence DNA harbors:
- the LOC138887540 gene encoding uncharacterized protein, giving the protein MAERFFAINQISFSKNDFPPEGVAHNKALHLTVKWEGYYVKRVMLDGGSGVDICPPSTLQRMEIGTERIRPNNVCVRAFDGIKRDTIGEIDLILTIGPVDFEVTFQVLDMDTSYNYLLGRTWIHAARAVPSTLHQMVKFEHKDQEIVVHGEDEQSIYRDPSVPCLEAREGSEHIVYQAFEIVVADQYEEGNPCPQPFLSNASIMVAKEMIRRGFKPGKGLGKSLQGITEPVTLTATEKFFGIGFRSTPADVKWENDRKNDGWVLPQPVSHLYRTFVKPKYHEEEEYEVFTAEEIEEICGAMRKILYEAHMFQPGEGSSTAEVLSNNVALNNMTCLRTSCPDPNMLANCEIMNQEPKYDEEEAFREINRELEQFENKPKLNLNDTEPINLGSSEEIRETKISIFADGKTRDVLIQLLFEFKDVFAWSYDNMPGLSVDLVIHKFPTYPDCPPVQQKQRKFKTDISDTIKEEVTKQLKAGVIRVFRYSTWLANVVPVPKKDGKTRGHAIWSQERRGNLYEGHDSHFSRYDAPKDRGVCGRYLIIRQAQGEWETRDIKLIPYRQHVEELGKRFKSIEFRYIPRYHNELADALATLASMLSYPGNAYIDPLEI; this is encoded by the exons atggcagaaaggtTTTTTGCAATTAACcagatttccttcagcaaaaatgacttTCCCCCAGAAGGGGTCGcgcataacaaagccctgcacctgacagtcaaatgggaagggtactatgtgaaaagggttatgttggacggaggctctGGGGTAGACATCTGCCCACCCTCAACCCTACAACGCATGGAAATCGGGACCGAAAGAATTCGACCGAACAATGTCTGTGTACGGGCTTTTGATGGTAtaaaaagggacacaattggagagatcgatctgattctgaccatcggcccagtagactttgaagtaaccttccaggttctggacatggacacatcctacaattatCTCTTGGGAAGGACATGGATTCATGCAGCGAGGGCTGTACCCTCTACCCTCCATCAGATGGTAAAATTTGAGCATAAAGATCAAGAGATTGTGGTCCACGGGGAAgacgagcaatcaatttatcgAGACCCATCGGTCCCATGCCTTGAAGCGAGAGAGGGGAGTGAGCACATAGTTTACCAAGCCTTTGAaattgtggtcgcagaccaataCGAAGAGGGAAACCCTTGCCctcaaccctttctttctaatgcatcaatcatggtggccaaagaaatgatcagacGTGGCTTCAAGCCGGGGAAGGGGCTCGGGAaatcattgcaaggaataacggaacctgTCACCCTGACCGCCACCGAAAAGTTCTTTGGGATAGGCTTCCGATCCACTCCAGCTGATGTAAAatgggaaaatgatagaaagaatgatggttgggtcttgcctcagccggtgTCACATTTGTATagaacatttgtcaagccaaaataccatgaggaagaagaatatgaggtcttcacagcCGAAGAGATTGAAGAGATCTGTGGGGCGATGAGGAAGATACTGTATGAAGCCCACATGTTTCAGccaggggaaggctcaagcaccgctgaggtgct ttctaataatgtggctttaaataacatgacatgcttgcggacttcatgcccagatccaaacatgctGGCTAattgcgaaataatgaaccaagaaccgaaATACGATGAAgaggaggcttttagggaaataaatcgagaattggaacaatttgagaataaacctaagctaaacttaaatgatactgaaccgattaatttgggtagttctgaagaaatcagggaaaccaagataagcattttcGCAGATGGAAAAACTCGAGACGTATTAATCCAACTcctgtttgagttcaaagatgtgtttgcttggtcatatgacaaCATGCCAGGGCTGAGTGTTGATTTGGTCATTCACAAGTTTCCAACATACCCCGATTGTCCCCcagtccagcaaaagcaaaggaagttcaaaactgatatcagtgacacgatcaaagaagaggttacgaagcagttgaaagcgggggtgatccgagtgtTCCGGTACTCCACATGGTTAGCTAATGTAgtcccagtgccaaagaaagatgggaagacccgg ggtcatgccatttggtctcaagaacgtcggggcaacctatatgagggccatgacagcCATTTTTCACGATATGATGCACCAAAAGATAGAGGcgtatgtggacgat atttgattatccgacaagctcaaggagaatgggaaacccgagatatcaagcttattccttataggcAGCATGTGGAAGAACTTGGCAaacgattcaagtcaatagagttcaggtacattcctcgctaccacaatgaactagctgatgcacttgccactttagcCTCAATGCTGTCGTACCCAGGCAATGCCTACATTGACCCATTGGAAATATAA
- the LOC138887541 gene encoding uncharacterized protein has product MEKDCFNFVRKFHQCQVHGDLIHAPPAELHPMSAPWPFVAWGMDVIGPIKLKASNGHRFILVAIDYFTKWVEAITLKSVTKKTVVDFVHSHLICRFGIPATIITDKAANLNIIIPAEVEIPSLRIIVEAEIEDSEGVKTQMEQLTLIDEKRMATEAKGKFAHNWKGPYIIRKILPKGALYLGDIEGNDLEAAVNADAVKRCNPRQPCKSRYNQKKSCAKARNSFVETINPKGCTSRHRV; this is encoded by the exons atggaaaaggactgtttcaaCTTTGTCCGGAAGTtccatcagtgtcaggtgcacggtgatttgattcatgcacctcccgcagaactgcatcccatgtcagcaccttggccatttgttgcttggggtatggacgtcattgggcccaTCAAGCTgaaagcctcaaatgggcacagattcatactagttgccattgactacttcacgaaatgggttgaagccatcaCTCTCAAATCCGTCACTAAGAAAACTGTGGTGGATTTCGTGCACTCCcatcttatctgtcgttttggcattcctgcaactattatcacagacaaagctgcaaacttgaata TCATAATACCCGCggaggttgaaatcccctctctccGGATCAtcgttgaagctgaaattgaagacagcgAGGGGGTTAAAACCCAGATGGAACAGTTaaccttgatcgatgaaaagcgaatggccacG gaagcaaaaggaaaatttgctcataattggaagggcccatacatcatcagaaagatattgccaaaaggggcattgtatcTGGGCGATATCGAAGGGAATGATCTCGAAGCAGCTGTAaacgcagatgcagtcaaaag gtgcaacccAAGGCAACCGTGCAAAAGCAggtacaaccaaaagaaaagctGCGCAAAAGCTAGAAACAGTTTCGTAGAAACAATCAATCCAAAAG gttgtACCTCGAGACACAGGGTTTGA